The Cytophagia bacterium CHB2 genome window below encodes:
- a CDS encoding nucleotidyltransferase domain-containing protein — translation MKTTFTTTPDPQLLEDLVRRIVEVAHPQRIILFGSAAREEMGPNSDLDVLVIVPDGTSKKESTQKIYMNMLGFGFAKDIIVATMGDIVKHASNPYLVYKQALKEGKVLYNVA, via the coding sequence ATGAAAACGACATTCACCACAACGCCCGATCCCCAGTTGCTTGAGGATTTGGTGCGCCGCATCGTTGAAGTTGCGCATCCGCAGCGCATCATTCTTTTTGGCTCGGCAGCGCGGGAAGAAATGGGACCGAATAGCGATCTGGATGTCTTGGTCATTGTGCCGGACGGTACCTCCAAAAAGGAAAGCACACAAAAGATATATATGAATATGTTAGGATTCGGTTTTGCCAAGGATATTATTGTAGCGACGATGGGCGATATCGTCAAGCATGCTTCGAATCCATATTTGGTTTACAAGCAAGCCTTGAAAGAAGGGAAAGTTCTGTATAATGTCGCCTGA
- a CDS encoding HEPN domain-containing protein has translation MSPESNNLIPGSPKEWLVRAKSNLALARAEKPKEVFWEDMCYNAQQAAEKALKAVLQHFQITFRFIHDLEELIDTLEKSGITFPSDLKQAAVLTQYAIETRYPGHFEEITEADYRQALEIANRLVEWAEDVISAHNRNQELK, from the coding sequence ATGTCGCCTGAAAGTAATAATTTGATCCCCGGCTCTCCGAAAGAGTGGCTGGTCCGAGCTAAAAGTAATTTGGCTTTGGCTCGCGCGGAAAAACCTAAGGAGGTTTTCTGGGAAGACATGTGCTACAATGCACAGCAAGCTGCTGAAAAAGCGCTGAAAGCGGTATTGCAGCATTTCCAAATTACTTTTCGATTCATTCATGACTTGGAGGAATTGATAGATACTCTCGAGAAGAGCGGGATTACTTTCCCAAGCGACTTGAAACAAGCTGCCGTGCTTACACAATATGCGATTGAAACACGATATCCAGGGCATTTTGAAGAGATCACTGAAGCCGATTACCGGCAGGCTCTTGAGATTGCAAATCGCTTAGTGGAATGGGCTGAGGACGTGATTTCAGCACATAATCGAAACCAGGAACTAAAATAA